The sequence below is a genomic window from Pagrus major chromosome 20, Pma_NU_1.0.
GAAGAGAATTAAGCATTAAGCTGACTTTTTCATTTAACTCTATTTActtaaaaatcatattttttcttcctccagtACGCCTACACAGAAGAGTATGAGCAGCAGAGAGGTAAAGGCAGTTTTCCTGCACATCTTACACCTGGATACAAGATGTCAAAGAAGGCCAGTGAGCAGGCCAGTGAGGTAAGTagacaatataaaaaaaatacacatacattcatacaaaGACTGTTGCAGACCCCTGATCTTTGGTTGCTTTTCATGCTTTACCAGATTAAGTATCGTCAGATGTATGAACAGGAGATGAAGGGTAAAGCCAGCACTGAGGCAGCGGTGGCTGAAGCTGTGCACGCCAGAGAAAATGCAGGGAACTTCAGCCAGGTAAGGAATTTATTCTCACAGCTTTATTAACAAGTTTTAAtgcaactacaactacaacaattCCAACTACATATACGATGTCAAAATGCTTATATGCTGtctaaagtttttttttatttaatcaatagaagaattataaaaaaaaattataccTTGTCACCTGGACACATCTTTTATTTGGAAGATTTTCATAGTTTCATGGTCATGAAGATAGATTTACACCTAGCAGCAGAATTTACATGCCCTGTGTTAAGGAAACTGTTGTAGATGAATGGAGAGcaatgtaaatgttgaatacTTAGGAATTGTAAATGCAGCTATGGTATGGtgtgttttgttccttttgTGAATTTATGTttgagagcaacagcagctaacattaggacaacagagcccctttaatatgcATTTATCTTCCTATATATcatgtatatgtttatattatCATGCTGGATATTTGTAAGTAtgcaaacatgattttttttcttttcttttgctttttttttataaaaagttGAAAACTCAATAACaatttgttgaaaaataaaaggattttCATAGTTTTAGATTCAGACCCAGGATGTTTCCAATCCAGGAAAAGCTTTTAGAATAATAGAAAAGGTTCACAGCACTATATGaattatttgtattacttaaGTTATAGTTAGCATTAAATAAGTTATCCTCTGTTTGCAGATTGCCTATACTGAGGAGTATGAGCAGCAACGAGGCAAAGGAAGTTTCCCCGCCATGATCACTCCTGGTTATTATCTTGCAAAGAAGGCTCAGGAAAACGCCAGTGATGTGAGTATAACTCTTGAGTCTGACATTAAAGTAGTTGAAAGGTCATTCTCTTTGTTTTGCAGTTAAAAACAGAGCCTGTGTCAGTTGTGAACCCTTTTGTGAACTGGTTGTAAATGCTGTCCAAACAATACAAAGTGTAGAGTGTAAGATCTTTGGCTTTCATCCATCATCTGTCCCTGTCATCACCGGGCAGAATGACAAAGCCTCACCATGTTGTCATTGTTTAAACTCTCCACCCTGACTAAattagactgtgtgtgtgtgtgtgtgtgtgtgtgtgtgtgtgtgtgtgtgtgcatgtgtgtacatacCGCTAATCTCCTGATCCTACAGAAATACAACATGTGCTCCTCCTATATACTCTCAATCATCTTTCATCCCTTTGCAGCTAAAATACAAGAAGGACTTAGGCAAGATGAAGGGCACCTCACACTTCCACAGTCTGACATCCGAGGACAATCTGGCTCTAAAGAACGCCCGAAAGATCAACAAGCTTGTCAGCGAGGTGAGACAAGACCTCCATGTAGGACATTTGCCtcaatttatttctttatttctttttttaattgttttgaaaGGGACAGAGAACGTTCACATAAGTATTTAAATACAAGATGTACACATGCCTTATTTTAGCAAAAATGCTACTCAGTAAGTTGTTATTCATAAATACTATTCAATGTACGCTTAAGTCTATGACAAAGAATTTTCAGATACAgtgttgctgctcagtgtgcgtgtgtgtgtgtgtgtgtgtgtgtgtgtgtgtgtgtgtgttcaagtgctGGAAATATGGGGCATACTGTGTCAGTTTCCAGCAGACACGCAGCCACCCAACTTGCATTTTCAACATCCCTGACATGCCTGTCCGCTGGGGTTATAGCTTACCTCCAAGGCCACGGGACATCCCGTCAGACTAATGTTACCTCACACAGTGCTTCCCTATTCTGAGCCTCAGGAATATGACTTATAAATGTTCACTATTAGCATCTATTCTGAGCCCTGCCTTCACCCCAAACCCATGCTGAGACATTATTCACACATAATAGCTTTTGGGTGTCTGTGAGCAATGTTGCGATGTAGCTTGAATGTGTAAAGGTGACAAAATTCCCCATGTGTGGCATTTCAGTGGCAAAGTTAAATGGTGCCATGCTGTCATTGGTAAGCTCAGCGACGCATATTTAAGATTAAAGGTTAGCCTCGGGGTGTCAGTGATGGTGACTGATTAGTTGCAGGCACTTTATATTTAGCACATAACAAGGTGCCACAAAGGATCAACTCTGACTGTtcaagagcaaaaaaaaaaagcggtttgaaatgaaaaatgttgcagagcagctgctgtgatTGTCCATATTTTCTAACAGGTGGAGTACAAGAAGGACTTGGAGAACACCAAAGGTCACAGCATCAATTTCTGTGAGACGCCACAGTTTCAAAATGCTGCTAAAGTCGCCAAGTTCACAAGTGATGTAAGTATGaggagcagcgttttctgtgggagagaggagcttctgttggtgcagactttgaccttttaaactttcaagatctaTTGCATGCAGAAGAACctgtataaaacactgaaggaaaggaaaaaaacccGAAAAAGGATAACATGTCTCCTTTCAGGGCAAATTTGTGgatgtcattgttttatttatgtttcctgcattctgatttttctttatctttctatatttttaaaagaacaagTACAAAGAGAAGTACACCAGCAATATGAAGGGCCACTATGAAGACTCGGGCATCGATAAGAAGACCATGCACGCAATGAAAGCCAGGAAACTGGCCAGTGATGTAAGTCttagaaagagagaaatgacATTTGTTCATGCAAATTCTTAACGTCCCACATTGGTGATGATGAATAAGTTATAAAACATGTTGTGCCTGTAATATTACTAATATAGTCTTGTAAATTCCAGATTTCTTATAAACAAGGCTGTGAGATGGAGCAGGGTGAATACAACTACCCAGCCACCCTCACACCAGGCTACCAAAGCCAAAGGAAACTGGACCCACTGAAAGATGTGAGTTCTTTCAAACCAAATCCGAGCCTCAAGTGTTACAGTACTAAGTCAATAAGTAAAACAAATATTCATGTAGAGAGCCATTCATTAATTGTAATAATTGTTTCCTGTATGAGTGCAGAAGAACTACAGACAACACATTGACCAGGTGAAGTACCATCCAGTGACAGACACACCTGAGATTATTTTAGCGAAGAAGAACGCCCAGCTTGTTAGCAAAGTAAGTAAACTTCAAGCATTGACAATGATCACACCGAGTTTATCAGCTGCAAACTGTGTGAGCGCTGAGTTTCaatgtgttgtcatgtgtgtttTAGCAAAACTACAAAGCCGACTATGAGAAGACCAAACACCAGTACACACTATCCCAGGACCTGCCCCAAATCAAGAAGGCCAAAGCCAACGCTGAATTGTGCAGTGACGTgagttcacacacagacactttctctcattttcagCTCACACAGTCACAGGTGATCACTTCTCATTCCTCGTTTGAATTTATCGCTGCAGATCAAATATAAGGAGGAGTGGCAGAAAACCAAGTCTAAAGCCTGCGACATCGGCGTGGACGACCTGAGTGTCAGAGCAGCTAAGGCTTCCCGGGACCTCGCCAGTGATGTAAGCAAACACACGCTCTTCCCTGCTACGAGGGGATACAGCACTAATGTCTGACAGAAAACCTAAGTGGGCTTCGTGGAATATGATAATTAAATCAGATGGGCATGTGTTTCAGATTAAATACAAAGAAACCTACATGAAGGACAAGGAAAAGGCAGTGGGGATCAACATGAGCGACTCTAAGACTCTGCACTCTCTTCAGGTGGCCAAGATGAGCAGTGATGTAAGCAGAAGTCATTTTGATCAGTAATAACAGgcattaaaatacttttttttcactcattaaCAATGAAgtcaacaactcccatgattccACGCTAcctaaaggaaaagttcacccaaagctccaggaatgttttgtggactacaaaacatcCCTTGACTTTCCTTTGGCATGGgtttgagtagataatgactgaatttatcattaactgtttttatttaacgTCACCGCTTCAGATTGCGTACAAGAAGGGCTCCAAGGAGAGCCAGGCCAACTTCACCCTTTCTCATGACATGATCAACCTGAGTCACGCCAAAAAGGCCCAGGCCCTCGCAAGTGACCTGGAATATCGCACAAAGCTGCACGACTACACCGTCATGCCTGACGACATCAAGGTCCAGCAGGCCAAAAAGGCTTATTCCCTGCAAAGCGAGGTGAGAGATCTAAGGAAAGGTTAAGCCCTGCTATGTTGTTTAAATGGTAATGAAAGTATATCACCTGGTTTTGAATTTTCCCCTTTTGTTGCTCCACAGAACCAGTATCGCTCGGACCTGAACTGGATGAAAGGAGTGGGCTGGGAGGCAGAAGGATGTATGAACATCACACAGGCCAAGAAAGCTGGAGAGCTGCTGAGTGATGTCAGTacaatgatgtgtttgtgtctacaTATTTAAGTTTTTCAATGAGCTTTACATCATACAAGGCACACTGTTTATCTACCGCCCTTTTTCTCACAGACTAAATACCGTCAGAAGGCAGACAGCATCAGGTTCACCCAGGTGGCGGACGATCTATCCATCAAACACGCCAAGAAGAGCCAGGAACTGCAGAGCGACGTAAGGCCTTCACTCTGAAGCTGTAATCCTGtacatttgaattattttgtgCACTCTCACATCATGTGTCTGCCTGATTCTGATTTTCAGCTGGCGTACAAAGCAAACACCGAGCAGATGATACACCAGTACACCATGACAAAAGACGAGCCCCTTTTCAGACAAGCGAAGGCTAACGCTGACCTTCTCAGTGGGGTAAGTTCACTGAATTTCACACTGGTGTTTACAACAGCTTCATAATGTATCTTATATTTATAACAATATGAACCaggatattaaattaaatattctacaaataataaatgttgGTCACCTCTTGTAGAGCAATTTATTTGCACTATAATCTAGCCCACATTTTCATCTATGCCATATAATCGCCGATGTTTCAGAGGAAACGTGAATGCTGAATGCTCGCCTTTACATTAAAATAGAGGCTATACGGTATGTGTACACTCTTCAGCTCTTTCCTGTCAGTGAAGGACATGTTGTTCAGGTCTGCTGCATTATATGTGGTGTTCCTCGGGGCTCAGTGTTAAATCCgctaatgtgtttgtttgagtttaTCTATGAAGAGAATACAGTCAGGAATTTCATCAGTGAAGCCTAACGTAATGTACATCCTATAAAgaacagtagcagtagtagtaaagCACACTCACTGCTGGTTCAACACGGTCCATTCTCAGAAAGATTAAGTGGACATCGTCCATTAAATAGACATTAGGAAAATTAGATTAGTATTACAAATCAATCAATCGTTTAGAGGTTTAATTGGCATTAGGCCCTCGACGTTTAATTGGCATTAGGCCCCCGACGTTTGAAACAAAAAGGTCATTCATGGCCAGTTTCCTTTGCATGCAGCATGTGGTGCCCTCAAGAAGTAGTGTGCAACTTTATATTCTGTTTTCAGAGGAGCACAGCATGTCATGTTGCAACATGTCAAGTCATGTCATGTCTTGTGACTTGAGAAGCAAAAATACTCATATTCATTAACTGATATCCCTTGTGTTTATGATAGCTGTGTTTAAGAATATGTCATccttacatctttttttttttccagaaaaaaattaaaagcaaaaatgatgaattaaaCCTATTTTTGAGATATGTCTTAGTTGAGGAGGTTTCTGTCTGGAggtaaaaacagattaaaatttgttttttagaaaGTGTACAAGAGCAACTGggagaagcagagggaaaaGGGCTTCGAGCTGAGCCTGGACTCTCTCTCCATACTCACCGCTAAAGCCAAAAGAGACCTGGCCAGTGATGTGAGTTTCACTAAAATCAGTgttaatgtatattttattttaatttgaatatttatgtgAGTACATACCTGCAGAAAAGTTGTTGTTATTATGCAATAAACTAACGCAGATTGCTGTAATTTCTTGTCTTATGGCAGGTCAAATACAAGGAGAAGTATGAGAAGAACAAAGGAAAGGTGATTGGCATCAAGTCGGTCAGTGATGACTCTCAGATGGCCCACTCTGCTCTGGCCACCAAACTACAGAGTGGCCGCCACTACAAGAAGGACTATGAGGACACTAAGACCAAATACAGGTGAGGTTTGTAACCTTGATGAGGCCTTTTTAACACTTCAGACAAGATCCAAATTGAGTGGGTACAACTACCTGCAATTATAAAGCTGTTAAGATAAACAGTCAATCACTGAATGTCTGATTTAAAGCTAGTTTAATGTCAAAGCAGACAAAAGTGTGAAACTTTAATTTGCTATTGATTTTACTGATTTCCATGTCACATTGCCTTCTTTagcaaattaataaaagatgCCATGTTTTATGAgctttaaaatatcaaaataggATTTTATTCAACATTCAGGCTCATTTTCGGAGTGTAAACAGTGACTTAAAATCATGGATATCTTCTTAAAACATGGATGGTTACATGCTACAGGTTATATCTGCATTCCTAGCAAATTCTTCACCACATTGTGACCAATAACCTGCTTCACTCTCATGCCAGCAGTCATTTTAAAAGGTTACAAGCACATAGATAGAAAATCCAAGGCATGGGCGATGATTTTTGGGTTGATGCCGGGGACGCATCCCTCCCcaacaatgaaaacatgaatgaaagaAGTGAAGgacttttcttttgaaaaaatatataggaCCCACACTTGTGCCACACCGCCAATGTTGAAACATACCTACGCCTTTGGTCCAAAGTGAGATAAAGTGTGTTAGTATCCTTTTTTAGTGGGAATGACCCAAATACCCAAAGAGCACTGATTCATCATAATACAACGAGAACTGGCTGTACATCTTCTGTCATACTGGAACAAAACGCTTCATTAACTGCATGAAAATGAATCTCGTCCCCAGTCTTAATCTGGACATGATAAACATCAGCCACGCCAAGAAGGCTCAAGACCTGGCAACCGAGACCAACTACAGGACTTTCCTCCACGAGTATACGACTCTGCCAACCGACATGAACGTTGCCCAGGCTAAGAAGGCCTACGGACTGCAGAGCGATGTAAGTCTTGTTGTCAGGCATCAGAATAACATCTTGTTTCatgtgagagaaaaaggaatTTGAAAGATAATTCTGTGTGTTTCCGTATTCAGAAACAGTACAGGTCTGATCTGAACTGGATGAAGGGCGTCGGCTGGGAGGCCTCAAAATCTCTGGATGTCCAGCAGGCGAAGAAAGCCGGAGAGCTCGTCAGTGAGGTAACCTAGGACCCAGAATGCATTGCTGCAGGCTAAGGGATGAAATAGTCGGGGAAATTGAATTAGAAAAGAGAAACATCTAAAAGCTTACCCACATCAGCAGTGTGTTTCCATCTTTAAACTTCATTAGCATTTCCCTCGTTAATAGTAATTGTATTGGAACTCAAATGTAATTTTAACCAATTATAATGCATGCATGATTAACCACACTTGAGTGCTATTAATAACTACAGAAATATGTGGGTGAATTAGCACGGAGAGCATGAGAAAGCGATAAGCACGACTGTGTTACATGTGGCTGGAAGGCACACATCTAGGTTTACGGCTCAGGTCAGGATGTATTTAGAGAGCCGGGGACCATTCCTGTTCTCTAGAAACTGGGTTAAGTACGCAGACTGCACCCGGCTGCAACAAGAGAGCAGGTTATAGTAACTGAAGCTGTCACATATTAATACGACTCAACTTCACTAATTAGGGCTCCCcaatttctttctcttcacctGATTAATTAGGTTTGTGGGGCCGGATTGCTTACTTTGAAATATAATATCACAGATTTTAAGAACGGTAGATCAGGAAACAGGATGCACTGACGTATGTCATTTGTGCCATTCAGACCTTCTAAGGGAAAGATGTGAAGCATCCAGGGGCGCCCCAAGAAATCTTttatgggggggggggtaaaTCATTgttgatttactgtaaataagtAGTACCCAATGTAAAACATCAGGTACTATTTAGCACATTATGCATACAGTACTCATTATTGAGAAGAATATTACACATATGCAACTCACTTGAGGAGGAGGGGCTCTCACAAGTGGGATGGCCAACATTTGTATCAAGGGAACCATGGCCCCCCCTGGCCCCCTTTTCGGGACGCCACTGGAAGCATCCCTCGTTAACAACAAGTGTCGAGTTTCTTAAAAGCTCCTTGGTGCTCAGATCTTATTTCGGTGTGTGCATGATTTGGAGACTGACTTCTAGATAACTGATGACTTACAAGTCTGTTAAATCTCTACAGCTAACTTAAAACAAGAGTGAAACACCCGTCTTATCCATAGACactttttacactttatttCTGTGATCTAATGCAGACTGGCTCTTCCAGACTCTAAACATAACCTCTTCATAAGCAGCCACTTATTTAAAGTGTCGTTCCAGTCAGCGTTACCAACATTAGACCATGAAATGATTGACTGTACATAAATAGAACAGAGTTCCTCCTGAGCAGACTTCTATCTATCCACGTGTCAGTTATGTATTTGTCTATcttacaaaaaatgtttttaaaaaaaaccaccagtttcactttgtttcactttgCCAGGCAAGTTATATGTCCGCACAATTAGTTATGTTGTATTGCGCCCTCTACTGTTCATCACATGCACATGCACTAGTTTGTTTAtggcattttaatgtgttttgtttcctttaatCTAGAAAAAGTACCGTCAGAATGTGAGTAATCTGAGGTTTACAAGTGTTGAAGACACTCCAGAGATGGTTCAGGCCAAAGTCAGCAACAAACTGGCCGTTGATGTAAGTTCAGACTTTGCAACTACAATGAACAAAACTGATATATTAGGATTTTTACATCTTGCTAAACTGTCTGCTTGTGATTTTTTGGGGGGCTGAAATCTCCACTGATGGCCTctcataaatactgtaaatattaggTGTATAAAATAGACATCAGAAGCTTACAATGCCTTGCTTTCGTCTCTACAGAGGTTGTACAGGGAGAAGGGTGAGAACATGAAGCACAACTACACACTGACTGGAGAGCTGCCTGAGATGGTTCAGGCCAAGATCAATGCTGTGAACATCAGCGAGGTAAAACCACTCACACATGTAATCCATCACACAGCCAATCAATCCATCCAGTCAGCCGCCTCTGTGAGTGAGCCTGAACATCTGCCGTGTGCATTTTCAGAGCTCTTACAAGCAATCTTGGACGAAGATACGTGATGGCGGTTACAAGCTGCGTCTGGACGCCATTCCTTTCCAGTCTGCCAAAGTATCTGGAGAGATCCTCAGCGATGTGAGCTTGCAACTTGCGCTTCTTGttatcatgtcatgtcattttcACTGAGGGGAAGAAATTTTCAGTTCCTCagttacttcagtaaaagtactaattCCACAGTCTAAAACTACTCCTACTACTCCTACATTTAAAAtctcaccaaaataaaagtacaggaATAATCATACTTAACGTAATAAAGGCAGAATTTATGCAGCAACATGTTCTCTGTGCCTGatatatattattatgtatAACATTATTAGAGACTTAGTGTAACAGAGTAAGATATATGTTATTTTCTTCCAAAACTTAGTggagaagtataaagtagcataagaTATTCAAGTAAAGAACAAGTACCTCAGAAGTTCATTTCACACAGCATCTCACTTTTCTTATCCTGCTGCAGCGTCTTGAAAGTGACTGATTTGTCATTTCAGCAAAAGTACAGAGCAGATTTTGAGAAGACTAAAGGGAAGATGATCGGACTGAAGGGACTGCAGGACGACATGAACATCGCTCACTCTGTCCAGGCCAGCAGGCTACAGAGTGATGTAAGTTCTCCTTTAGTGTAACACAGctgacaaaaaataaaccttaaTATTAAATATCTAATACTTTCTCCCTCTTCCCATTGTTTCTCTCCAGCTTAAGTACAAGCAGGACTCGGCGATGCAGCTCTCGAAGTTCAACCTCCCCATGGACATGATGGAGGTCGCTCACGCTAAAAAGGCCCAGTCACTGGTCAGTGATCAGGACTACAGGCTCACCCTGCATCAGTACACCTCACTGGCTGATGACATGACGGTGCAGGCGGCCAAGAAAGCGTACGCTCTGCAGAGCGAGGTGAGATAGACAGCAGGCTGCTGCAGACAGCTTCTCTCATAATTACTCAGCACTGCTAAGATTTTTGAtataatacatacagtatttctcaTTAGTAAATTGTTGTGAATtatagtttttgttgtgtttattactGAAAGATTTGAGAAGCAATTACTCCAACTAGATATTtgaagttgaa
It includes:
- the nrap gene encoding nebulin-related-anchoring protein isoform X2; the protein is MQSCARCGFVVYPAEKINCIDQNWHKACFHCDVCKMVLTANNFVSHKKRPYCSVHNPRNNTFTSVYETPVNINAKKQSKASSELKYREDGERFLSTFHQDMRSMELERVRLANQMASQAFQSKSEFSQQQTFYSNMVTNQQITTMSQAQQNISDVKYTEEYEQSKGKGSFPAMITPGYQAAKQANTLASSLEYKKGHEERVSKYTTFVDPPEVLLAKKQGQIVSDYAYTEEYEQQRGKGSFPAHLTPGYKMSKKASEQASEIKYRQMYEQEMKGKASTEAAVAEAVHARENAGNFSQIAYTEEYEQQRGKGSFPAMITPGYYLAKKAQENASDLKYKKDLGKMKGTSHFHSLTSEDNLALKNARKINKLVSEVEYKKDLENTKGHSINFCETPQFQNAAKVAKFTSDNKYKEKYTSNMKGHYEDSGIDKKTMHAMKARKLASDISYKQGCEMEQGEYNYPATLTPGYQSQRKLDPLKDKNYRQHIDQVKYHPVTDTPEIILAKKNAQLVSKQNYKADYEKTKHQYTLSQDLPQIKKAKANAELCSDIKYKEEWQKTKSKACDIGVDDLSVRAAKASRDLASDIKYKETYMKDKEKAVGINMSDSKTLHSLQVAKMSSDIAYKKGSKESQANFTLSHDMINLSHAKKAQALASDLEYRTKLHDYTVMPDDIKVQQAKKAYSLQSENQYRSDLNWMKGVGWEAEGCMNITQAKKAGELLSDTKYRQKADSIRFTQVADDLSIKHAKKSQELQSDLAYKANTEQMIHQYTMTKDEPLFRQAKANADLLSGKVYKSNWEKQREKGFELSLDSLSILTAKAKRDLASDVKYKEKYEKNKGKVIGIKSVSDDSQMAHSALATKLQSGRHYKKDYEDTKTKYSLNLDMINISHAKKAQDLATETNYRTFLHEYTTLPTDMNVAQAKKAYGLQSDKQYRSDLNWMKGVGWEASKSLDVQQAKKAGELVSEKKYRQNVSNLRFTSVEDTPEMVQAKVSNKLAVDRLYREKGENMKHNYTLTGELPEMVQAKINAVNISESSYKQSWTKIRDGGYKLRLDAIPFQSAKVSGEILSDQKYRADFEKTKGKMIGLKGLQDDMNIAHSVQASRLQSDLKYKQDSAMQLSKFNLPMDMMEVAHAKKAQSLVSDQDYRLTLHQYTSLADDMTVQAAKKAYALQSENVYRADLNYLRGAAWIATGALQIEGSKRATDLISDKKYRQQPYNFKHTSVTDSPDIIHAKTSGQITNERLYKEKGVNDQHNYTITSERPEITQAKINAANFSEIKYRESWHTLRAQGYKLTMQDIPFQAAKSSTGIASDINYKHNHLMEKGKHIGAKTVMDDPRLMHCLQAGRLASDQEYRKDALTTSGQYHLTPDMIHLVTAKNAQALASEQDYRKKLHEYTVLPDDMKVKWAKTAYNLQSEKLYKADLNFMKGVAWDGVGAPQLESAKKAGELISDKKYRQPSDRLRFTSVADSPDIVHAKTSYQQCSERLYKSGKNDDMHKYTLHSDDPDFVRAKVNAQQISDKVYKASGEQVKTSGYDLRLDAIPFQTAKASREIASDFRYKESHVKEKGQQVGLRCVEDDPKMVHSLAASKLQSNLEYKRQSKEDRAHYKIHADQPEFLQAKKSQAQASDLTYRSKLHDYTCDPEQLNVKHAKQAYKLQSDVNYKSDLNWMKGVGWTPPGSHKAQLARRAAELGLAEGVTTDEAIAKYQHMMMLHHHQQMEQQQQQMEQQQQQQTSEQVETSEEIQQGINMDAMEVLHVKRKKTIQTVQKKSTTTTTSFKSMEKKSSTTSSSSTSSSAALQNTVNMSSKAAAIENA
- the nrap gene encoding nebulin-related-anchoring protein isoform X1, translating into MQSCARCGFVVYPAEKINCIDQNWHKACFHCDVCKMVLTANNFVSHKKRPYCSVHNPRNNTFTSVYETPVNINAKKQSKASSELKYREDGERFLSTFHQDMRSMELERVRLANQMASQICLPYSKQAFQSKSEFSQQQTFYSNMVTNQQITTMSQAQQNISDVKYTEEYEQSKGKGSFPAMITPGYQAAKQANTLASSLEYKKGHEERVSKYTTFVDPPEVLLAKKQGQIVSDYAYTEEYEQQRGKGSFPAHLTPGYKMSKKASEQASEIKYRQMYEQEMKGKASTEAAVAEAVHARENAGNFSQIAYTEEYEQQRGKGSFPAMITPGYYLAKKAQENASDLKYKKDLGKMKGTSHFHSLTSEDNLALKNARKINKLVSEVEYKKDLENTKGHSINFCETPQFQNAAKVAKFTSDNKYKEKYTSNMKGHYEDSGIDKKTMHAMKARKLASDISYKQGCEMEQGEYNYPATLTPGYQSQRKLDPLKDKNYRQHIDQVKYHPVTDTPEIILAKKNAQLVSKQNYKADYEKTKHQYTLSQDLPQIKKAKANAELCSDIKYKEEWQKTKSKACDIGVDDLSVRAAKASRDLASDIKYKETYMKDKEKAVGINMSDSKTLHSLQVAKMSSDIAYKKGSKESQANFTLSHDMINLSHAKKAQALASDLEYRTKLHDYTVMPDDIKVQQAKKAYSLQSENQYRSDLNWMKGVGWEAEGCMNITQAKKAGELLSDTKYRQKADSIRFTQVADDLSIKHAKKSQELQSDLAYKANTEQMIHQYTMTKDEPLFRQAKANADLLSGKVYKSNWEKQREKGFELSLDSLSILTAKAKRDLASDVKYKEKYEKNKGKVIGIKSVSDDSQMAHSALATKLQSGRHYKKDYEDTKTKYSLNLDMINISHAKKAQDLATETNYRTFLHEYTTLPTDMNVAQAKKAYGLQSDKQYRSDLNWMKGVGWEASKSLDVQQAKKAGELVSEKKYRQNVSNLRFTSVEDTPEMVQAKVSNKLAVDRLYREKGENMKHNYTLTGELPEMVQAKINAVNISESSYKQSWTKIRDGGYKLRLDAIPFQSAKVSGEILSDQKYRADFEKTKGKMIGLKGLQDDMNIAHSVQASRLQSDLKYKQDSAMQLSKFNLPMDMMEVAHAKKAQSLVSDQDYRLTLHQYTSLADDMTVQAAKKAYALQSENVYRADLNYLRGAAWIATGALQIEGSKRATDLISDKKYRQQPYNFKHTSVTDSPDIIHAKTSGQITNERLYKEKGVNDQHNYTITSERPEITQAKINAANFSEIKYRESWHTLRAQGYKLTMQDIPFQAAKSSTGIASDINYKHNHLMEKGKHIGAKTVMDDPRLMHCLQAGRLASDQEYRKDALTTSGQYHLTPDMIHLVTAKNAQALASEQDYRKKLHEYTVLPDDMKVKWAKTAYNLQSEKLYKADLNFMKGVAWDGVGAPQLESAKKAGELISDKKYRQPSDRLRFTSVADSPDIVHAKTSYQQCSERLYKSGKNDDMHKYTLHSDDPDFVRAKVNAQQISDKVYKASGEQVKTSGYDLRLDAIPFQTAKASREIASDFRYKESHVKEKGQQVGLRCVEDDPKMVHSLAASKLQSNLEYKRQSKEDRAHYKIHADQPEFLQAKKSQAQASDLTYRSKLHDYTCDPEQLNVKHAKQAYKLQSDVNYKSDLNWMKGVGWTPPGSHKAQLARRAAELGLAEGVTTDEAIAKYQHMMMLHHHQQMEQQQQQMEQQQQQQTSEQVETSEEIQQGINMDAMEVLHVKRKKTIQTVQKKSTTTTTSFKSMEKKSSTTSSSSTSSSAALQNTVNMSSKAAAIENA